One window from the genome of Vibrio sp. VB16 encodes:
- the ppsA gene encoding phosphoenolpyruvate synthase, producing MKQNVLWFNTLSMNDVDKVGGKNASLGEMVSNLAQVGVSVPNGFATTSYAFNQFLDFDGLDERIHSILDLLDVEDVVALREAGEKIRNWVLQAPLPPSLEQDIRHCYAELIDGDDSMSVAVRSSATAEDLPDASFAGQQETFLNICGIDSVIEATKHVFASLFNDRAISYRVHQGFDHRGVALSAGIQRMVRSDKGASGVLFTLDTESGFDQVVFITSSWGLGEMVVQGAVNPDEFYVHKPILGMGYHPILKKTMGSKLTKMTYGGSRQLGKQVEIGSTSIAEQETFSITEQEIVLLAHQAMIIEEHYGCPMDIEWAKDGLTDELFIVQARPETVCSRSDTKVIERFQLNSKADILVEGRSIGQKIGFGPVRLVKDLSEMEYVQQGDVLVTDMTDPDWEPVMKKASAIVTNRGGRTCHAAIIARELGIPAIVGCHDATSQLNNQQLVTVSCAEGETGFVYQGELDFEVRRSEVDELPQLPAKVMMNVGNPDRAFGFACMPNEGVGLARLEFIINKMIGIHPKALINYNKQSVETQKKIDQLIRGYADPIEFYVAKLSEGISTIAAAFWPKRVIVRMSDFKSNEYSNLIGGKEYEPHEENPMLGFRGASRYVSSDFEDCFELETRAIKRVRNNMGLKNVEIMIPFVRTLSEASSVIELLAKFDLRRGEKGLKVIMMCELPSNAVLADEFLQYFDGFSIGSNDMTQLTLGLDRDSGDVAHIFDERNAAVKAMLKMAIDAASRAGKYVGICGQGPSDHQDFAKWLIDEGISSISLNPDTVVDTWLTLGKQLEK from the coding sequence GTGAAACAGAACGTACTTTGGTTCAATACTTTATCAATGAATGATGTGGATAAAGTTGGTGGAAAAAATGCGTCACTCGGTGAAATGGTATCGAATTTAGCTCAAGTTGGTGTGTCCGTCCCCAACGGGTTTGCTACAACATCGTATGCCTTTAATCAGTTTTTGGACTTTGACGGACTGGATGAACGTATTCATTCAATTTTAGACCTGCTTGATGTGGAAGACGTAGTAGCCTTAAGAGAAGCTGGTGAAAAGATCAGAAATTGGGTGTTACAAGCTCCGCTACCTCCATCGTTAGAGCAAGATATTCGCCATTGTTATGCTGAGCTTATCGATGGTGACGATAGTATGTCTGTTGCCGTGCGTTCGTCAGCGACGGCAGAGGATCTGCCAGATGCTTCTTTTGCTGGACAACAAGAGACGTTTTTGAATATCTGTGGGATAGATTCTGTCATTGAAGCGACAAAGCATGTATTTGCTTCATTGTTTAACGATAGAGCCATTTCGTACCGTGTTCATCAAGGATTTGACCATAGAGGTGTAGCATTATCTGCGGGTATTCAGAGGATGGTGCGCTCTGATAAAGGCGCATCAGGCGTCCTGTTTACTTTGGATACCGAGTCCGGATTTGATCAGGTTGTATTTATTACCTCCTCATGGGGGTTGGGTGAAATGGTTGTTCAGGGAGCGGTGAACCCAGATGAATTTTATGTTCACAAACCTATTCTGGGTATGGGGTATCATCCAATTTTGAAGAAGACCATGGGCTCTAAGTTAACAAAAATGACCTATGGAGGCAGTCGACAATTAGGGAAGCAGGTTGAGATCGGCAGTACTAGTATTGCCGAGCAAGAAACGTTCTCAATTACTGAACAAGAGATCGTTCTATTAGCTCATCAGGCAATGATCATCGAAGAACACTATGGCTGCCCAATGGATATTGAGTGGGCTAAGGATGGCTTGACCGACGAACTATTTATTGTTCAAGCTAGACCAGAAACAGTTTGCTCAAGAAGCGATACCAAAGTTATCGAAAGGTTCCAACTCAATAGCAAAGCCGATATTCTTGTTGAAGGGCGGTCTATTGGTCAGAAGATTGGTTTTGGTCCTGTTCGCCTTGTGAAAGATTTGAGTGAAATGGAATATGTTCAGCAAGGCGATGTCTTAGTCACGGATATGACAGATCCCGATTGGGAACCTGTGATGAAAAAGGCATCTGCTATTGTAACCAATCGAGGCGGTCGAACCTGTCATGCGGCTATAATTGCTCGTGAGCTTGGGATCCCAGCTATCGTCGGTTGTCATGACGCCACTTCACAATTAAATAACCAACAGCTAGTGACGGTCTCTTGTGCGGAAGGGGAGACCGGGTTTGTTTATCAGGGCGAGTTGGATTTTGAGGTTCGACGTTCAGAGGTTGATGAGTTACCGCAATTGCCAGCAAAAGTGATGATGAATGTTGGTAATCCAGATAGAGCATTTGGTTTTGCTTGTATGCCAAATGAAGGTGTTGGCTTGGCTCGTTTAGAGTTTATCATCAACAAGATGATTGGAATTCATCCTAAGGCTCTGATTAATTACAATAAACAGTCGGTGGAAACGCAAAAAAAAATTGACCAACTGATACGTGGTTATGCCGATCCAATTGAGTTTTATGTCGCGAAGTTGTCAGAAGGTATATCTACGATAGCGGCCGCATTTTGGCCTAAGCGGGTGATTGTTCGCATGTCTGACTTTAAATCGAATGAATATAGCAATCTTATTGGAGGAAAAGAGTATGAACCACATGAAGAGAACCCTATGCTTGGTTTTAGAGGGGCGTCACGATACGTATCATCGGATTTTGAAGACTGTTTCGAATTAGAGACCAGAGCCATTAAACGAGTTCGAAACAATATGGGTCTTAAGAATGTGGAGATAATGATCCCGTTTGTTCGAACACTAAGCGAAGCGTCCTCAGTGATTGAGCTTTTAGCAAAATTTGATCTTCGAAGAGGTGAAAAAGGGCTGAAAGTGATTATGATGTGTGAGCTGCCATCTAATGCTGTGTTGGCTGATGAGTTTCTTCAATACTTTGATGGTTTTTCAATTGGGTCTAATGATATGACTCAATTGACTCTTGGACTGGATAGAGATTCTGGTGATGTGGCACATATCTTTGATGAAAGAAACGCGGCCGTAAAAGCAATGCTGAAAATGGCTATCGACGCAGCAAGTCGAGCGGGTAAATATGTGGGCATATGCGGGCAGGGCCCGTCAGATCATCAAGACTTTGCTAAGTGGTTAATTGATGAAGGTATTAGTTCTATATCTCTTAACCCTGATACCGTAGTCGATACATGGTTAACTTTAGGTAAGCAGTTAGAAAAGTAA
- a CDS encoding homocysteine S-methyltransferase family protein, with amino-acid sequence MNDPYGESLIKDYFKLYVDLALRYGVGLQLESATWRASHSWGKKLGYTKDQLEQMNHKATAEMVCACTIPEYKEATGIVLAAKEADILVVIGFTLEIDGRLPSSQSMREAIDFVDRETQNYVSYYMINCVHPIHLTNTLKRNESRKKGFKV; translated from the coding sequence TTGAACGACCCATATGGCGAAAGCTTAATCAAAGACTATTTTAAGCTCTATGTCGACTTAGCACTTCGATACGGAGTAGGTCTTCAATTGGAGTCCGCCACATGGAGAGCCAGCCACTCTTGGGGGAAAAAATTGGGTTATACAAAAGATCAACTTGAACAGATGAATCATAAAGCGACGGCAGAAATGGTATGCGCATGCACCATACCGGAGTACAAAGAAGCAACAGGAATAGTGTTAGCGGCTAAAGAGGCCGATATCCTTGTCGTTATTGGTTTCACATTAGAAATAGATGGTCGGCTACCTAGCAGCCAGTCTATGAGAGAAGCCATCGATTTTGTTGATAGAGAAACGCAAAACTACGTTTCGTACTACATGATTAATTGTGTTCACCCAATTCACCTAACGAATACCTTGAAGCGCAATGAATCAAGGAAAAAAGGATTCAAAGTATAA
- a CDS encoding helix-turn-helix transcriptional regulator has product MNIRLRQDAIVRILRRNGTSTVADLADEVGTSRRTVLRDICTLRDEGFVIHSEPGPGGGLQLDPRSIQTTIRLSVAEVFALLISVASMYATGGIPFSGLADVGLAKIERALPSDKLRDLRRLLDCLYVAKLAPQVDITNMGEMDPALLPAFETAFLQRLYLRFQYRDAKGAVTNRYVEPQAMLILPPLWYLVAWDPACDDFRHFRMDRISTPEFVEGSTFLRRHVPFENHVSPIRNLAR; this is encoded by the coding sequence ATGAATATTCGCTTACGACAAGACGCCATCGTGCGTATCCTTCGCCGCAACGGTACTTCAACGGTCGCCGACCTAGCGGATGAGGTTGGTACATCTAGGCGTACCGTATTACGTGATATCTGCACGCTGCGCGATGAGGGCTTTGTCATTCATTCTGAACCTGGGCCCGGAGGAGGCTTGCAACTTGATCCTCGCTCAATTCAAACCACAATTCGACTCTCGGTCGCCGAAGTCTTTGCACTTCTCATCAGCGTTGCATCGATGTATGCAACCGGAGGTATTCCATTTTCGGGGCTCGCAGATGTAGGGCTCGCCAAAATAGAGCGCGCATTGCCATCAGACAAGTTACGCGACCTGCGCCGTCTACTGGATTGCTTGTATGTTGCGAAACTTGCGCCGCAGGTGGACATAACCAATATGGGAGAAATGGACCCCGCGCTACTGCCCGCTTTCGAGACAGCCTTTTTGCAACGGCTGTATTTACGCTTTCAATACCGTGACGCAAAAGGAGCAGTAACCAACCGATATGTTGAACCGCAAGCTATGTTGATCTTGCCACCATTATGGTATTTGGTCGCTTGGGATCCGGCATGCGATGATTTCCGTCATTTTCGAATGGATCGAATCAGCACACCTGAATTTGTCGAAGGTAGCACATTTCTGCGGCGACACGTGCCGTTCGAAAATCACGTATCTCCAATTCGCAATCTGGCTCGTTAA
- a CDS encoding alpha/beta fold hydrolase, with the protein MFDPTDFPKPTLISANGVTLEVFEAGLQNVGNPIVLCHGWPEHAFSWRYQVPALARAGYHVIVPNQRGYGNSSHPTEVTAYDIEHLSGDLIALLDHYGYEDATFVGHDWGAMVVWGLALLHPNRVNKVINLSLPYQERGEIPWIELMEQILGSDYYFVHFNRRPGVADAILEQNTFQFLRNLYRKNEPPREPEQGMAMINLARVETPLGEAIMSNNELSVFVSAFDSTGFTGSINWYRNLDRNWRLLAEVNPIIQQPTLMIYGDRDMIPKSEKLTEFVPNVDIVNLDCGHWIQQEKPEETNQAILEWLAHQTIT; encoded by the coding sequence ATGTTTGATCCAACCGATTTCCCTAAACCCACCCTTATTTCTGCCAACGGTGTGACACTCGAAGTCTTCGAAGCGGGTTTGCAAAATGTAGGAAACCCCATTGTGCTCTGTCATGGCTGGCCAGAACATGCCTTTTCTTGGCGTTATCAGGTACCCGCGCTCGCAAGAGCGGGCTATCATGTTATCGTTCCAAATCAGAGGGGTTATGGCAACTCATCTCACCCGACAGAGGTAACGGCCTATGATATTGAACACTTGTCAGGTGACCTTATCGCACTTCTCGATCACTACGGATACGAAGATGCCACCTTTGTTGGTCACGATTGGGGGGCGATGGTCGTTTGGGGGCTGGCCTTATTGCATCCGAACCGTGTTAACAAAGTGATAAATCTGAGCTTGCCTTACCAAGAGCGTGGAGAGATCCCTTGGATCGAGTTAATGGAACAAATACTTGGCAGTGATTACTATTTTGTCCATTTTAATCGACGTCCAGGTGTCGCAGATGCCATATTGGAGCAGAATACATTCCAGTTCCTTCGCAACCTGTACAGGAAAAATGAGCCGCCCAGAGAGCCAGAGCAAGGCATGGCGATGATCAATCTCGCCAGAGTAGAAACACCGCTCGGTGAGGCCATAATGAGTAACAATGAATTGTCCGTTTTTGTATCAGCTTTTGACTCAACAGGGTTCACTGGCAGCATAAACTGGTATAGAAACCTAGACCGAAACTGGCGCTTGCTGGCGGAAGTGAACCCAATTATCCAACAGCCTACGCTTATGATCTATGGCGACCGAGATATGATCCCGAAATCTGAAAAACTAACAGAGTTTGTACCTAATGTAGACATCGTCAATCTAGATTGTGGCCATTGGATCCAGCAAGAAAAGCCAGAAGAAACAAACCAAGCAATCTTAGAATGGTTGGCACATCAAACAATAACCTAG
- a CDS encoding YdeI/OmpD-associated family protein, with protein sequence MADLIFFKNQDEFNVWLEANHAEISELWVGFYKKSTGRASLTWSTSVDSALCFGWIDGIRKTIDNESYMIRFTPRKVKSVWSAVNIKKVKTLIQLGKMKPEGINIFNNRTDTEGYFSEQRNVPLAKEYEEQIRRNEPAWLFFTHLAPSYKRDSIWWVMSAKKKETQLKRLCILIASAEAGLKIPTLRKK encoded by the coding sequence ATGGCAGATCTGATTTTTTTCAAAAACCAAGATGAGTTTAACGTTTGGTTAGAAGCGAATCATGCTGAAATTAGTGAACTTTGGGTCGGTTTTTACAAAAAGAGCACCGGGCGTGCAAGCCTTACGTGGTCTACGTCGGTTGACAGCGCTCTGTGTTTTGGGTGGATTGACGGTATACGAAAAACAATCGATAACGAAAGCTATATGATTCGCTTTACTCCGCGTAAAGTAAAAAGCGTATGGAGTGCTGTGAACATAAAGAAGGTAAAAACATTAATACAACTTGGAAAGATGAAGCCAGAAGGAATCAATATTTTTAACAACAGAACCGATACAGAAGGTTATTTCTCTGAGCAGAGAAATGTGCCACTTGCCAAAGAGTATGAAGAACAGATCAGGCGAAACGAACCCGCTTGGTTATTCTTCACTCATTTAGCGCCATCCTATAAAAGAGATTCTATTTGGTGGGTTATGAGTGCCAAGAAAAAAGAAACACAATTAAAAAGGCTATGCATATTGATTGCATCAGCTGAAGCGGGTTTAAAAATACCAACCTTGCGAAAGAAGTAA
- a CDS encoding alternative oxidase, translating into MSHFELSHKPATKISEKVAYKITQILKFTLNIFYGSKYAKRAVILETIAAVPGMVAGMFNHMKALRRMKDDEGWIRELLDEAENERMHLMIFLDVAKPSWIERALVLIGQGVFILVYTLIYLVSSKIAHRVVGYFEEEACKSYTEYLGKIDDGEVENVAAPQIAIDYYQLSPDATLYDVILRIRMDEAKHRDKNHSFADAYEKRDLPAHQY; encoded by the coding sequence ATGTCACATTTTGAATTAAGTCATAAACCAGCCACCAAAATCTCTGAGAAAGTGGCCTATAAAATCACTCAGATACTGAAGTTTACGCTCAACATTTTCTACGGAAGCAAGTATGCCAAGCGTGCTGTCATTTTAGAAACCATCGCTGCTGTTCCCGGAATGGTCGCTGGTATGTTCAACCATATGAAAGCGTTAAGGCGCATGAAAGACGATGAAGGTTGGATCCGAGAATTATTGGATGAAGCAGAAAATGAAAGAATGCACTTAATGATATTTTTGGATGTTGCTAAACCGAGCTGGATTGAAAGAGCTCTGGTTCTTATTGGCCAAGGTGTATTTATATTGGTTTACACTTTAATTTACCTAGTATCCTCAAAAATTGCTCATAGAGTCGTCGGTTATTTTGAAGAGGAAGCTTGTAAGAGCTATACGGAGTATCTTGGTAAAATTGATGACGGAGAGGTTGAAAACGTTGCAGCTCCCCAAATTGCTATCGACTATTACCAGCTTTCACCAGACGCAACGTTATACGATGTCATCTTGAGGATCCGTATGGATGAAGCCAAGCATCGTGATAAAAACCACTCATTTGCAGATGCTTATGAAAAAAGAGACTTACCTGCACATCAATACTAA
- a CDS encoding LysR family transcriptional regulator, with protein MDKYRNMQLFCTVVDKGSFSKAAKALGITPAIVGRHIAAMEDSLGFVLLNRTTRSMHLTPGGKTYYEGAQAVLSDIEQLEDSLTTAHQNNPEGLIRLSAPDAMGPFLMMVIKEFRKEYTGIRFDLALSNSHLNLIEEEIDLSIRFSFELQDSSYIATKLGESEFGLYASPSYISEYQAPSDYTDLKNHDCLHMGNSRDGDYWMLTVDGKSLSYRQPWVAVISDSNTLIQATVDGMGIAMIPSIFVNPHVNSGSLVKIENVAEFPIVNIYGMYPTRKHVPYRLSLFLEHLKVNFVRIVTP; from the coding sequence ATGGATAAATATCGGAATATGCAGCTATTTTGTACTGTTGTCGATAAAGGCAGCTTTTCCAAAGCAGCGAAAGCATTAGGTATTACCCCTGCTATTGTCGGCAGACACATTGCAGCAATGGAAGATTCTCTAGGGTTCGTGTTGTTGAATCGTACAACACGCAGCATGCATCTTACCCCAGGGGGAAAAACTTATTATGAAGGTGCACAAGCCGTATTGAGTGATATTGAACAATTAGAAGATTCGCTGACAACGGCTCACCAGAACAATCCTGAAGGCCTAATCCGGCTGTCTGCACCCGATGCGATGGGGCCTTTTTTAATGATGGTGATTAAAGAATTTCGCAAGGAATACACTGGGATTCGTTTTGACCTTGCTTTATCTAATAGCCACCTAAACTTAATCGAGGAAGAGATCGATCTCAGCATCCGATTCTCGTTCGAGTTACAAGATTCGTCTTATATTGCGACCAAACTCGGAGAGTCAGAGTTTGGCTTGTATGCGTCACCTTCATACATAAGCGAGTATCAAGCACCTTCCGATTATACCGACTTAAAAAATCATGATTGCTTACATATGGGAAATTCGAGAGATGGCGACTACTGGATGCTAACTGTCGATGGAAAAAGCCTTTCATATCGGCAGCCGTGGGTCGCTGTAATTTCAGATAGCAATACCTTAATACAAGCGACAGTGGATGGGATGGGTATAGCAATGATCCCTAGCATATTTGTTAATCCGCACGTTAACAGCGGTAGCTTAGTTAAAATTGAAAACGTAGCTGAATTTCCAATCGTGAACATTTATGGGATGTATCCAACTCGTAAACACGTACCTTACAGACTATCGCTGTTTTTGGAGCACTTAAAAGTTAACTTTGTTCGTATAGTTACGCCGTAA
- a CDS encoding MBL fold metallo-hydrolase — protein MSITSKRTTLTLTLGMVAGASAADFDPSKPVLKELKDGIYQYSQFFYNSLVVVTDEGVIVTDPSGEVRSAQMMKEISKVTDKPVKKVIYSHDHFDHSRGGKIFKEQGAEFIAQEYCTDLLSRDLEDKVAYPTTTYKDQMTVCLGGKNVDLHYYGKNDGNCMSIVHMPEDKVLVAVDWHLPQYLVSGGRLIEQDYVATLNTIKRVRKELEFDTIINGHVPVDSPKLLQESEEFAQALFDAVWNGLQEGKSVDELKESIKLPKFSHWQGYEEYLPAHVERMAYSIWHGN, from the coding sequence ATGTCGATTACTTCAAAACGGACTACTTTAACTCTGACGCTAGGAATGGTCGCAGGTGCTAGTGCGGCGGATTTCGACCCGTCTAAGCCCGTATTAAAAGAACTAAAAGACGGTATTTATCAGTACTCCCAGTTTTTTTATAACAGCCTAGTGGTTGTTACCGACGAAGGCGTCATAGTGACTGACCCTTCTGGGGAAGTTCGCTCTGCACAAATGATGAAAGAGATAAGTAAAGTGACTGATAAGCCAGTCAAAAAAGTTATTTACTCCCATGATCACTTTGACCACTCTCGTGGCGGCAAGATTTTCAAAGAACAAGGCGCCGAATTTATCGCGCAAGAATACTGTACCGATCTGCTTTCACGAGACCTAGAAGACAAAGTAGCCTACCCAACAACAACCTACAAAGACCAGATGACCGTTTGTCTTGGTGGCAAAAATGTCGACCTGCATTACTACGGCAAGAATGATGGCAACTGTATGAGTATTGTTCACATGCCGGAAGACAAAGTACTAGTTGCAGTAGACTGGCATTTACCACAGTACTTAGTCAGCGGAGGACGCTTAATTGAGCAGGACTATGTTGCTACATTGAACACGATAAAGCGTGTTCGTAAAGAACTGGAGTTTGACACTATCATAAATGGTCATGTCCCTGTCGACTCGCCAAAACTACTACAAGAAAGTGAAGAATTTGCTCAGGCTCTTTTTGACGCAGTTTGGAATGGTTTGCAAGAAGGAAAATCTGTCGATGAGCTAAAAGAGTCGATAAAGCTACCTAAATTCAGCCACTGGCAAGGCTATGAAGAGTATTTGCCTGCTCATGTAGAACGCATGGCTTATTCGATTTGGCATGGTAATTAA
- a CDS encoding glutathione S-transferase N-terminal domain-containing protein → MMKLHVFDSCPFCVRVKTVIGLKHLDCEISPMTLGQLPESLEGKLERLTVPVLELPKQDDHDDTVMVESLDIIRYLD, encoded by the coding sequence ATGATGAAACTGCATGTATTTGATAGCTGCCCATTTTGTGTTCGTGTTAAGACCGTTATTGGGCTTAAACATCTGGATTGTGAAATTAGCCCTATGACTTTAGGTCAATTACCAGAGTCACTAGAAGGAAAATTGGAACGATTGACAGTACCCGTACTTGAGCTTCCCAAGCAGGATGATCATGATGATACGGTGATGGTCGAGAGTCTGGATATTATCCGTTATTTGGATTAA
- a CDS encoding MFS transporter — protein MVGNKFLPLLVIFSLIPLGPLAIDVYLPSFPQMIETFAASDSEIRQTISIYVLALGISQLIAGPVSDRKGRKFSAMLGLFMYAAGSLSVVASSSMSMLYAARALQGVGASFTMITAMAWIRDNYEGDAAGKWLSYMGGVTSAVPTIAPLIGSGLALLWGWTSGFYLMAGLAFSLFVLSAFVLQPKQSVKATVDIEGTQALKCNVRDILSNRTFLVYSLTNMLSFGALLTYISVAPIVAISEGGFSQVQFSVMFGVIGGAQILASLFAPKLMKSFGRRNTVRFGSGIIVVGGVGLLLVSSDATYLFFALAGLGAAGFSLLSGSATSLALESFKYCAGLATSIDGFLRMIGGALLVAMSGLLGISSISTLAIVMLLSLLPVLLVAVDLRIVNRASSGSI, from the coding sequence ATGGTAGGTAACAAATTTCTTCCGCTGCTAGTCATTTTTTCACTCATACCTTTGGGGCCGCTAGCGATTGATGTCTACTTGCCATCTTTTCCCCAGATGATAGAGACTTTCGCGGCTTCTGACAGTGAAATTAGGCAGACCATTTCTATTTACGTTTTGGCTCTTGGTATTAGCCAACTAATTGCTGGCCCTGTGTCTGACCGAAAAGGGCGTAAATTCTCTGCAATGCTTGGGTTATTTATGTATGCCGCAGGTAGCCTGTCTGTAGTGGCATCTTCCTCTATGAGTATGCTGTATGCAGCAAGAGCTCTTCAAGGCGTAGGTGCCTCTTTCACCATGATCACGGCAATGGCTTGGATACGGGACAACTACGAAGGCGATGCCGCAGGTAAATGGTTGAGTTATATGGGAGGCGTGACCAGTGCAGTGCCAACGATTGCTCCACTTATTGGTAGCGGGTTAGCACTTTTGTGGGGCTGGACTAGTGGATTTTACCTCATGGCAGGCTTAGCGTTCTCACTTTTTGTACTATCAGCATTTGTACTCCAACCTAAACAGAGTGTTAAAGCCACTGTTGATATAGAGGGAACACAGGCGCTTAAATGTAACGTGCGCGATATTTTAAGCAATCGTACATTTTTGGTTTACTCACTGACGAACATGCTCAGCTTTGGTGCGCTGTTGACCTACATTTCTGTTGCTCCTATTGTGGCAATAAGCGAAGGCGGTTTCTCTCAAGTTCAGTTCTCCGTTATGTTCGGAGTCATTGGCGGAGCTCAAATACTTGCCAGTCTTTTTGCGCCTAAATTGATGAAATCGTTTGGTCGTAGAAATACGGTGCGCTTTGGGTCTGGAATTATCGTAGTTGGAGGCGTAGGACTATTGCTTGTGAGTTCTGATGCAACTTATCTGTTCTTTGCCTTGGCTGGCTTGGGAGCGGCTGGATTTAGTCTTTTATCTGGTTCTGCTACTTCTCTGGCTCTGGAATCTTTCAAATATTGCGCAGGATTGGCAACATCTATTGATGGTTTTTTAAGAATGATAGGAGGAGCACTGCTTGTCGCCATGTCGGGGCTTTTGGGCATTAGCAGTATCTCGACACTGGCAATCGTTATGCTTCTCTCATTGCTTCCAGTTTTGTTAGTCGCGGTAGACCTCCGAATCGTAAACAGAGCAAGCTCAGGGTCAATTTAG
- a CDS encoding cytosolic protein: MFIHHVNGIDWLVITAFEELKPLFIEEAGAIPACFSSTSELSLIDQAKRTYGYLPTLSGIITDTGTFQRRNNEEDLNPQLACLVEGRGRVFIYNGGFVAFVGDEQTFITRMD; the protein is encoded by the coding sequence ATGTTTATCCATCATGTTAACGGCATCGACTGGCTGGTGATTACCGCCTTTGAAGAACTGAAACCTCTATTTATTGAAGAAGCCGGGGCGATTCCCGCTTGCTTCTCTAGCACCAGTGAATTGAGTCTGATTGATCAAGCCAAGCGCACTTATGGATATTTGCCTACACTCAGCGGCATCATCACCGATACCGGCACTTTTCAACGTCGGAATAATGAAGAAGATTTGAACCCACAGCTTGCCTGCCTAGTTGAGGGGCGTGGTCGGGTGTTTATCTATAACGGCGGCTTTGTGGCTTTTGTGGGTGACGAGCAAACCTTTATTACCCGAATGGACTGA
- a CDS encoding nucleoside hydrolase, translating to MTKKIILDTDPGIDDAMAILFAEAHPDIELMGITTVYGNATIDNGTQNALYLKQKFSMKALVAKGSDKPLIRDPVGATVVVHGETGLGDVTAPSSLDSKAIKKPAYQFIIDSVRAEPGEITLVAVGPLTNLALALEAAPDIVDLVKEVVVMGGAFGENDHRGNVTPFAEANIHDDPHAADKVFTASWPVVIIGLDVTQESFFTSQYLDELRDDAGEVGQFIWNISRYYLKFYSEKVGMDACHVHDPSAIAYVIQPSLFTTRSGPVRVVTDGPAEGMTIQKADQRNYMNDEWGLFPAQQVGVQVDSDTLLSLYRETLIHYSQE from the coding sequence ATGACAAAGAAAATCATCTTAGATACAGATCCGGGCATCGATGATGCAATGGCAATCCTATTTGCAGAAGCGCATCCAGATATTGAGCTGATGGGGATCACGACTGTTTATGGTAATGCGACGATAGACAATGGCACTCAAAATGCTCTCTATCTGAAGCAGAAATTCAGTATGAAGGCGCTCGTTGCTAAAGGTTCGGATAAGCCCTTAATAAGAGATCCCGTTGGAGCAACGGTTGTGGTGCATGGTGAGACTGGTTTGGGTGATGTGACAGCACCAAGTTCGCTAGATTCTAAAGCGATTAAAAAGCCAGCTTATCAGTTCATTATCGACAGTGTTCGAGCTGAACCTGGAGAGATCACTCTTGTGGCTGTCGGTCCTCTAACTAATCTTGCACTTGCATTGGAAGCTGCTCCTGACATCGTCGACTTGGTAAAAGAAGTGGTCGTTATGGGTGGCGCGTTCGGTGAAAACGACCACAGAGGGAATGTGACACCATTTGCGGAAGCGAATATTCATGATGACCCTCATGCTGCCGATAAGGTGTTTACGGCATCATGGCCAGTAGTCATTATCGGGCTCGATGTTACGCAGGAGAGCTTTTTTACCAGTCAATACCTTGATGAGTTGCGAGATGACGCTGGAGAGGTTGGGCAGTTCATCTGGAACATCAGTCGTTACTACTTAAAGTTTTATTCTGAAAAAGTAGGAATGGATGCTTGTCATGTTCATGACCCATCAGCCATTGCTTATGTTATCCAACCATCTCTTTTTACAACTCGTAGTGGTCCGGTCAGGGTTGTCACAGATGGGCCAGCGGAAGGGATGACTATTCAGAAAGCTGATCAACGTAACTATATGAATGATGAATGGGGCTTGTTTCCTGCACAACAGGTCGGCGTTCAAGTAGACAGCGATACTCTACTCTCACTCTACAGAGAGACATTAATACACTATTCGCAGGAGTAG
- a CDS encoding DUF6506 family protein, with protein sequence MIKYYGFIVKAQNYDYKVDRKLLDTDLFKTEIIGVSNDDDAINAAKEMINLGVEVIELCGGFGKESSESIISKLDTNIPIGYVIFTETEHHKLTKFLS encoded by the coding sequence ATGATTAAGTACTATGGATTTATCGTCAAAGCTCAAAATTATGACTATAAGGTAGATCGGAAGTTGTTAGATACAGACTTGTTTAAAACAGAAATTATCGGCGTAAGTAATGACGATGATGCTATTAATGCTGCCAAAGAAATGATTAATCTCGGTGTAGAAGTGATTGAATTGTGCGGAGGATTCGGTAAAGAAAGTAGTGAGTCTATAATATCAAAACTGGATACGAACATACCTATAGGTTACGTTATATTTACCGAAACTGAACACCACAAATTGACGAAATTTTTGTCATAA